Proteins encoded by one window of Channa argus isolate prfri chromosome 13, Channa argus male v1.0, whole genome shotgun sequence:
- the si:dkey-8e10.3 gene encoding serine/threonine-protein kinase SBK1: MIELGLADGSLIDELIELTAQSLSHLEIQERFNIVKEIGRGKYGKVLLVTHRFRGTPMALKVMPKASTKLQGFLREYCISLHLSCHPCIVGLFGIAFQTDEFYCFAQELVIGRDLFAVIQPKVGIPESAVKRCVLQIASALEFIHSRGLVHRDVKPENILLLDNHCCQVKLADFGLAQKRGTLIRFITGTLPYMAPELCTMALLDGQNEVTTPPLSVEPSLDTWAFGVVIFCILTGYFPWERCVDADDFYVDFADWCSKEERPDTDEDIPPLWRRFTPEALEMFAKLLAVDVGKRCTVGEVREYVEKDWLKKTDANAQQETAEKAKARSSSGENPVYSNVVQQA, from the exons ATGATTGAGCTGGGTCTTGCTGACGGGAGCCTGATTGATGAGCTGATAGAACTGACGGCTCAGAGCCTCAGTCACCTGGAGATCCAGGAACGTTTCAACATCGTCAAAGAGATCGGTCGAGGGAAATATGGCAAAGTGCTGCTAGTGACGCATCGCTTCAGGG GGACGCCCATGGCCTTGAAAGTGATGCCCAAAGCCTCAACTAAGCTGCAAGGTTTTCTTCGAGAGTACTGCATCTCCTTACACCTTTCCTGCCACCCCTGCATCGTGGGCCTGTTTGGCATTGCCTTCCAGACTGATGAATTCTACTGCTTTGCCCAGGAGCTTGTCATTGGGAGAGACCTTTTTGCTGTCATCCAGCCCAAG gtGGGCATCCCAGAGTCTGCAGTAAAAAGATGCGTTCTTCAGATTGCCAGTGCTTTGGAGTTTATCCACAGCCGCGGCCTGGTCCACCGTGATGTTAAGCCCGAAAACATCCTTTTGTTGGACAATCACTGCTGCCAGGTCAAGCTAGCAGACTTTGGCCTGGCCCAAAAGAGAGGCACTCTGATACGATTCATCACGGGTACCTTGCCCTACATGGCCCCAGAACTTTGTACCATGGCCCTGCTGGATGGCCAGAACGAAGTGACAACTCCCCCCCTGAGTGTGGAGCCGAGCCTGGACACCTGGGCCTTCGGGGTGGTTATCTTCTGCATCCTTACCGGCTACTTTCCCTGGGAGCGATGCGTGGACGCCGACGACTTCTACGTGGATTTTGCTGACTGGTGCAGTAAAGAGGAGAGACCCGACACCGACGAGGACATTCCTCCTCTGTGGAGAAGGTTTACCCCTGAGGCCTTGGAGATGTTTGCTAAGCTCCTAGCTGTGGACGTGGGAAAGAGGTGCACAGTGGGGGAGGTGAGAGAGTATGTGGAGAAAGACTGGCTTAAGAAGACCGACGCAAACGCTCAACAGGAGACggcagaaaaagcaaaagccaGGAGCAGCTCTGGGGAAAATCCCGTGTACAGCAACGTGGTGCAACAGGCTTAG
- the LOC137140087 gene encoding scavenger receptor cysteine-rich type 1 protein M130, which translates to MMRFLLLLVFITHAELVIANDKDILILKNGSNPCEGYIQIYHDNKWGYVGDKFWNMSTEKVVCRSIHCGEPLPGSKEDAMRTIDSTVWLNELKCNGNESQLWNCEHPGWNISYYPKDTVKKIKCSYTIKLSLDGFQCAGAVQYSTNPTEPPGYICTENWRAREANHLCEQLKCGKSKEIPQDEWMTGNKFKTSAKMSFNCSNIENVEKNLWQCVTKVESPQLSCKTPASVICEGHERLQLRQNASNVCSGQLEIEEESKWRPAKDIKTSPDAWCQQMHCGTKLSHTNNTDGIQLKCSDQVKVVLKDNNNNACYGTVHIELNNSTHPVCASSWVGKDGELVCKELNCGRLIRVDKKSITKHGIMDHVNCSGSESSLWHCRAKIDKNLFSCENTAYVVCEDSMKVKLEDGPGKCAGRLEILEEGEWKRVSQTHWIDDNSHAVCKQVGCGQKREAAKGEKFSKGSSNLFTKKVTCKKDASSTSDCDLADSDQPAAKETEVVGITCTEHKMVFLDGENACSGRVGVQQGTNTYWLSGSNETWNQVTANVVCRQMQCGVADNFASIENSDVNNHVVTASLCSNESQSLLDCLKPDAISPDPNGTIASVTCSGKINITLSKECWGAVNISINKSFGGVCADTWTNDQSQMLCKNLGCGEKTFASTNREQIQIKFKSLHFTTQTRKLSQSSFVKCGENDQICKSNPANVICSGSVKPKFNIYRDKCIGNVELFYEGEWLPVCEDALKDVNAQKIICRRLNCGEADKLIDYFGHKPTEYPAISTLECPKADVSLQNCKIVRSAEATCRLAGLQCSKWRKMKLNNTCSGEVLVDSNKGKRAVSSEGWTETEGKRLCQDLGCGSSWIRFHNVSQKKPFWEKIFSCADVKSKTNIWDCENNTQPTQKQQLLIECKDVQVTLSRPCNGIVKINDLEVCSTGWRSEYSHLVCQEQSCSNAIVGIDMTASPQTDKDYYHVRCDFGQHTLGQCERVKQKCAGKLVSVYCVKNVKFKTTEKCGGQIEVNYQDKWEKMCPTDLTSDTKNKLCKNIGCAAHNSSREETKNLRKASSKTTLICGDSSSDIRHCVRAKACENASPAQIYCNGYKPPPIPPPPPPPIPILPIILGLGFFLVLVILIVVFVRICLAKKAKKAMKLSARMVQDKDVEFESGDYEDVKANEMEDFSHGRFRSESETMMDNDGRSISSFHYDDVDEAVEDRPLTSQASTTEASGDKNLQEDTLDQNNATYEVDDPQESYDDIEAGSEITKTEAEVHNSHQTAAAIVPPPDLVPGDDDYLVPDQQGCTVR; encoded by the exons ATGATGCGGTTCCTCCTCCTTCTGGTTTTTATCACTCATGCTGAGCTGGTGATTGCAAATGATAAAG ACATACTGATTCTCAAAAATGGATCCAACCCGTGTGAAGGCTACATTCAGATCTACCATGACAACAAATGGGGCTACGTTGGAGATAAATTCTGGAATATGTCCACTGAAAAAGTGGTGTGCAGGAGCATTCACTGTGGGGAACCTTTGCCTGGCTCCAAAGAAGATGCAATGAGAACCATTGACAGCACAGTCTGGCTCAATGAATTGAAATGCAATGGCAATGAGAGTCAACTATGGAACTGTGAGCATCCTGGATGGAACATCAGCTATTACCCAAAGGACACAGTGAAAAAGATTAAATGTTCAT ATACAATCAAATTAAGCCTGGATGGATTTCAGTGTGCAGGAGCAGTTCAGTACTCCACAAATCCGACAGAACCCCCAGGCTACATCTGTACTGAAAATTGGC GCGCAAGAGAAGCCAATCATTTGTGTGAACAGCTCAAATGTGGTAAATCCAAGGAAATTCCCCAGGACGAGTGGATGACTGGGAACAAATtcaaaacatctgcaaagaTGTCATTCAATTGTTCAAAcattgaaaatgttgaaaaaaaccTGTGGCAGTGTGTGACCAAAGTAGAGTCACCACAACTCTCCTGCAAAACTCCTGCTTCTGTCATATGcgaag GACACGAGAGACTGCAACTCAGACAAAATGCATCAAATGTTTGTTCTGGGCAGCTGGAGATAGAGGAAGAGAGCAAATGGCGACCTGCTAAAGACATAAAAACCAGTCCTGACGCGTGGTGCCAGCAGATGCATTGTGGAACCAAACTCAGCCATACGAACAACACCGATGGCATCCAGCTGAAATGCTCAG ACCAAGTTAAGGTAGTTCTGAAGGACAATAACAACAATGCGTGCTATGGTACAGTTCACATTGAACTGAACAACTCAACTCATCCGGTGTGTGCCTCTTCCTGGGTCGGGAAGGATGGTGAACTGGTTTGCAAAGAGCTAAACTGCGGCAGA TTGATTAGAGTTGATAAGAAGAGCATAACGAAACACGGGATAATGGACCATGTGAATTGCTCAGGAAGCGAATCCTCACTGTGGCACTGTCGAGCCAAGATCGACAAGAACCTTTTCTCATGTGAAAACACTGCCTACGTAGTCTGTGAAG ATAGTATGAAAGTGAAATTGGAGGATGGTCCTGGAAAATGTGCTGGGAGACTGGAGATCCTGGAGGAGGGTGAATGGAAACGGGTCAGTCAAACACATTGGATAGACGACAATTCTCACGCTGTCTGCAAACAAGTGGGCTGCGGACAAAAGAGGGAAGCAGCAAAAGGGGAGAAATTCAGCAAGGGTTCGAGTAATCTCTTCACTAAGAAAGTAACGTGCAAAAAAGATGCCTCAAGCACCTCTGATTGCGATCTTGCAGACTCCGACCAACCAGCCGCCAAGGAGACAGAAGTAGTGGGAATAACgtgtacag AGCACAAGATGGTGTTTCTGGATGGAGAAAACGCCTGTTCGGGCAGGGTGGGCGTACAGCAGGGCACAAACACCTACTGGCTGTCCGGTTCGAACGAAACATGGAACCAGGTCACTGCGAACGTGGTGTGTCGGCAGATGCAGTGTGGGGTCGCTGACAACTTTGCCTCCATCGAGAATTCCGACGTGAACAATCACGTTGTGACTGCATCTCTGTGCTCGAACGAATCCCAGTCTCTGTTGGATTGCTTGAAACCAGACGCGATATCACCCGACCCCAATGGCACTATTGCCAGTGTGACATGTTCAG GGAAAATCAACATAACCCTGAGCAAAGAGTGTTGGGGGGCCGTCAACATTTCCATAAATAAGTCATTTGGAGGCGTCTGTGCAGACACCTGGACAAACGACCAGTCTCAGATGCTGTGTAAAAACCTTGGATGTGGAGAAAAAACCTTCGCTTCCACCAACAGAgaacaaattcaaataaaatttaaaagtttgCATTTCACAACGCAGACAAGGAAACTGAGCCAGTCCAGCTTTGTCAAATGTGGGGAAAATGATCAAATTTGCAAGAGCAATCCAGCAAACGTCATTtgctcag GTAGTGTCAAGCCCAAATTCAATATTTACAGAGACAAATGTATTGGAAATGTGGAGTTGTTCTATGAAGGAGAATGGCTCCCAGTGTGTGAGGATGCTCTTAAAGATGTCAACGCGCAAAAAATCATCTGCAGGCGGCTTAATTGTGGGGAAGCAGATAAATTGATAGACTACTTTGGACATAAACCAACGGAATATCCTGCCATTTCAACTCTAGAGTGTCCAAAAGCAGATGTTTCattacaaaactgtaaaatcGTCAGGTCTGCCGAAGCCACGTGTCGTCTTGCTGGCCTCCAATGCTCCA AGTGGAGAAAGATGAAACTCAACAACACCTGTAGTGGAGAGGTGCTCGTTGACTCCAATAAAGGAAAAAGGGCCGTTTCCTCGGAAGGCTGGACCGAAACCGAAGGGAAGAGGCTTTGCCAAGATCTGGGATGTGGAAGCTCCTGGATAAGGTTTCATAATGTATCGCAGAAGAAGCCTTTCTGGGAAAAAATCTTCAGCTGTGCAGatgtgaaaagcaaaacaaacatctggGACTGTGAAAACAACACCCAACCCACCCAGAAGCAGCAGCTCCTCATCGAATGTAAAG ATGTGCAAGTTACCCTGTCGCGCCCCTGTAATGGCATCGTGAAGATAAATGACCTTGAAGTGTGCAGCACTGGCTGGAGAAGCGAATATTCACACTTGGTTTGCCAAGAACAGAGCTGCAGCAACGCCATTGTTGGCATTGACATGACCGCTTCaccacaaacagacaaagacTACTACCATGTCAGATGTGATTTCGGTCAACACACGCTTGGCCAGTGCGAGAGAGTCAAACAAAAGTGTGCAGGAAAATTGGTGTCAGTGTATTGTGTTA aaAACGTCAAGtttaaaaccacagaaaaaTGTGGAGGTCAGATTGAAGTCAATTACCAAGACAAATGGGAGAAGATGTGTCCCACAGACTTAACCTCAGATACTAAGAACAAGCTGTGTAAAAATATTGGTTGTGCTGCTCACAATAGCAGCAGAGAAGAAACTAAAAACCTCCGAAAG GCCTCCTCCAAAACGACACTGATCTGCGGAGATAGTTCCTCGGACATCAGACACTGTGTCCGTGCCAAGGCCTGTGAAAATGCCTCGCCAGCCCAGATCTACTGTAACG GGTATAAGCCGCCACCAATACcgccccctcccccacccccgaTTCCCATACTGCCAATTATCCTGGgacttggattttttttggtTCTGGTGATACTGATTGTTGTGTTTGTCCGAATCTGCCTCGCCAAGAAGGCCAAGAAAGCCATGAAACTCTCAG CGAGAATGGTGCAAGACAAAGATGTGGAGTTTGAAAGTGGCGACTACGAGGATGTCAAAGCTAATGAAATGGAGGACTTCAGCCATGGCA GATTCCGATCAGAGTCTGAAACCATGATGGACAATGACGGACGAagcatttcttcttttcattacGATGACGTTGATGAAGCGGTGGAGGATCGACCCCTGACCTCTCAGGCCTCCACCACTGAGGCCTCAGGAGACAAAAACCTCCAGGAAGACACCCTCgatcaaa ATAATGCGACCTACGAGGTGGACGACCCACAGGAAAGCTACGATGACATTGAAGCCGGCTCCGAAATCACAAAGACTGAAGCCGAAGTCCACAACAGTCATCAAACCGCTGCTGCAATTGTGCCGCCCCCAGACCTGGTGCCGGGGGATGACGACTACCTAGTGCCGGACCAGCAAGG CTGCACTGTTAGATGA